A single region of the Pelecanus crispus isolate bPelCri1 chromosome 10, bPelCri1.pri, whole genome shotgun sequence genome encodes:
- the ECD gene encoding protein ecdysoneless homolog: protein MQGIGRAALPEDAVRYRLFAAAAAGGGEALLRRCAEGIAVRFAPLLAAYIWHWQPFRLRYVPPRGETPAHIGGTTLFGDNVEDEWFIVYLVREITREFPGLAARIDDNDGEFLLIEAADFLPKWLNPENSDNRVFFYKGELHIIPLSETHEEECDLSAASPTISQALTLLSSRSEEFLAAEPIRTAVYKRISGYPEKIQASFHRAHCYIPAGIAAVLRQRPSLVAAAVQAFYLRDPVDLRACRSFQTFPPDRRVMTVVTFTKCLYAQLVQQKFVPDRRSGYTLPLPSQPQYKAYELGMKLAHGFEILCSKCSKVSPDSKKNVLSGPLWERFLSSLKEKNYFKGEMEGSAKYLELLHMAEDYFQQSVTKPESSVEINPGDEILTLLQTTTIDMKELEREAACLPPEDDDSWLEITPDDLDQMLKEARNESLPSSNEDEQEYDLETVAESMKAFVSKVSTHEGAEMPWSSDESHVTFDVDSFTKALDRILGADSEELDSDDLDEEEEFDFSDEDDEDLDAENQRRDEKLSPNELIGSLKSYMNEMDRELAHTNVGKNFTTQKKGASSVDATTSQNAGPDSGAEDPELTPVDVDMNLVANLLESYSAQSGLAGPTSNILQSMGVYLPENADRIGSNKGATE, encoded by the exons atGCAGGGGATCGGGCGGGCCGCGCTGCCGGAGGACGCCGTGCGCTACCGCCTCttcgcggcggcggcggcggggggcggcgaggCGTTGCTGCGCCGCTGCGCCGAGGGCATCGCGGTGCGCTTCGCGCCGCTGCTGGCCGCCTACATCTGGCACTGGCAGCCCTTCCGCCTGCGCTACGTGCCGCCGCGGG GCGAGACCCCGGCGCACATCGGCGGCACCACGCTCTTCGGGGATAACGTGGAAGATGAGTGGTTCATCGTCTACCTGGTCCGGGAGATCACCAGGGAGTTCCCGGGGCTGGCGGCCAG GATCGATGACAACGATGGGGAGTTTCTCCTGATAGAAGCAGCTGATTTTCTCCCAAAGTGGCTGAATCCTGAGAATAGTGACAACAGG GTGTTCTTCTACAAAGGAGAACTGCACATCATTCCGCTGTCAGAGACTCACGAGGAGGAATGCGACCTATCTGCTGCCAGTCCAACAATCTCACAGGCGTTAACGCTGTTATCCAGCCGTTCGGAGGAGTTCCTGGCCGCAGAACCCATCAGAACAGCAGTGTATAAACGCATCAGTGG GTATCCTGAGAAAATTCAGGCCTCGTTTCACCGAGCCCACTGCTACATTCCGGCAGGCATTGCGGCGGTGCTGAGGCAGCGCCCTTCGCTGGTGGCTGCAGCAGTCCAGGCCTTTTACCTGCGAGATCCTGTAGATCTACGAGCATGTCGCTCTTTTCAAACTTTTCCTCCAGACAGGCGTGTGATGACTGTA GTTACTTTCACAAAGTGTTTATATGCACAACTGGTGCAGCAGAAATTTGTTCCGGATAGACGCAGTGGATACACACTGCCCCTCCCATCTCAACCTCAATACAAAGCCTATGAACTGGGCATGAAActg GCTCATGGCTTTGAAATTTTGTGCTCCAAGTGCAGTAAAGTATCTCCTGATTCCAAGAAAAATGTGTTAAGCGGTCCCCTGTGGGAGCGATTCCTCAGcagcctgaaggaaaaaaactacTTCAAG GGAGAAATGGAAGGATCTGCTAAGTACTTGGAACTGTTGCATATGGCAGAAGATTACTTCCAGCAATCTGTTACCAAGCCAGAAAG ctcTGTTGAAATAAACCCAGGTGATGAAATCTTGACATTGCTACAGACAACAACCATTGATATGAAGGAACTGGAGAGAGAAGCAGCTTGTCTTCCTCCAGAGGATG ATGACAGTTGGCTGGAGATTACACCAGATGATCTAGATCAGATGCTGAAGGAGGCAAGAAATGAGTCCCTTCCTTCCTCAAATGAGGACGAGCAGGAATATGACTTGGAAACAGTCGCTGAAAGTATGAAGGCTTTTGTATCCAAAGTCTCAACGCATGAAGGAGCAGAAATGCCATG gtCATCAGATGAATCCCATGTTACCTTTGACGTGGATTCTTTTACAAAAGCGTTAGACAGAATTTTAG GGGCAGACTCGGAAGAGCTGGATtctgatgatctggatgaagaaGAGGAGTTTGACTTCTCAGATGAGGATGATGAAGACTTAGATGCTGAAAATCAAAGGCGAGACGAGAAGCTATCACCTAATGAACTTATAGGCAGTCTCAAGTCATATATGAATGAGATGGACCGTGAACTGGCACACACCAACGTTGGTAAAAATTTCACCACCCAAAAGAAAGGG GCAAGTTCTGTTGATGCAACTACGTCTCAAAATGCTGGCCCTGATTCTGGAGCTGAAGATCCCGAGTTGACACCAGTTGATGTGGATATGAACCTAGTAGCTAACCTGCTTGAATCCTACAGTGCTCAGTCCGGACTGGCAGGACCCACCTCTAACATTTTACAGAGCATGGGCGTGTATTTACCTGAAAATGCAGATCGTATTGGCTCTAATAAGGGAGCAACAGAATAA